The following proteins come from a genomic window of Pseudomonas sp. WJP1:
- a CDS encoding acyl-CoA dehydrogenase C-terminal domain-containing protein, translated as MATYNAPLRDMHFVLDELLQVEHYADLSGFAEATPDVVAAILEEAAKLASEVLMPLNAVGDQQGCKLADGEVTTAPGFREAYQLYAQSGWTGLTASPEFGGQGLSHLLGIAVREIMTSANLAFSMFAGLSHGAVNAIANGGSEAQKALFMPPMIEGRWTGTMNLTEPHCGTDLGLLRTRAEPQADGSYRITGTKIFISAGEHDLAENIIHLVLARLPDAPPGVKGISLFIVPKILVNADGSLGERNAVRCGSLEEKMGIHGNPTCVMNYDGATGYLIGQPHQGLRVMFVMMNSARLAVGVQGLSLASVAYQNAARYARERLQGRAPGGAVTPGQPADPIVMHPDVQRMLLTQRAFIEGGRALTYWAGLQVDLAHKHPDPEVREAASDLLGLLTPMIKAYCTDKAVECTGMAMQCFGGHGYIREWGMEQFQRDARITPLYEGTNGVQAMDLAARKLRLDDGRAMRRFLKLVDDFCDEHGNELKEVQALRLALADLVMAVEYMGSADASATAAGAVDFLHLTALVAFGLQWAKMAVTARRHLAQGSADGDFYRAKQTTARFFFERILPETTIHLQRINTGAETLKAFDPEQF; from the coding sequence ATGGCAACTTACAACGCACCGCTACGGGACATGCATTTTGTCCTCGATGAACTGCTGCAAGTGGAGCACTACGCCGACCTGTCGGGCTTCGCCGAGGCCACACCGGATGTCGTCGCCGCGATCCTCGAGGAAGCCGCCAAACTCGCCAGTGAAGTGCTGATGCCGTTGAACGCCGTCGGCGATCAGCAGGGCTGCAAGCTGGCCGACGGCGAAGTGACGACCGCACCAGGTTTTCGCGAGGCTTACCAGCTTTACGCGCAAAGTGGCTGGACCGGCCTGACCGCGTCGCCCGAATTCGGCGGTCAGGGGCTGTCGCACCTGCTGGGCATTGCCGTGCGGGAAATCATGACCAGTGCCAACCTGGCCTTTTCGATGTTCGCCGGCCTCAGTCATGGCGCGGTCAATGCCATCGCCAATGGCGGCAGCGAGGCGCAAAAGGCGCTGTTCATGCCGCCGATGATCGAGGGTCGCTGGACCGGCACCATGAACCTTACCGAACCGCACTGCGGTACCGACCTTGGGTTGCTACGGACTCGCGCCGAGCCGCAGGCAGATGGCAGCTACCGCATCACCGGAACAAAGATTTTCATCTCCGCCGGTGAGCATGACCTGGCCGAGAACATCATCCATCTGGTCCTGGCCCGCCTGCCGGACGCACCGCCGGGTGTAAAAGGCATCAGCCTGTTCATCGTGCCGAAAATCCTGGTCAACGCCGATGGCTCGCTGGGCGAGCGCAACGCGGTACGTTGCGGGTCCCTGGAAGAGAAGATGGGCATCCACGGCAACCCGACCTGCGTGATGAATTACGACGGTGCCACCGGTTACCTGATCGGCCAGCCGCACCAAGGCCTGCGCGTCATGTTCGTGATGATGAACAGCGCACGCCTGGCGGTCGGCGTTCAGGGCCTGAGCCTGGCCTCGGTGGCCTACCAGAATGCCGCCCGCTATGCCCGTGAACGCCTTCAGGGGCGAGCGCCGGGTGGCGCGGTGACGCCTGGGCAGCCGGCTGATCCGATCGTGATGCACCCCGATGTGCAGCGCATGTTGCTGACCCAGCGCGCATTCATCGAAGGGGGCAGGGCGCTCACCTATTGGGCCGGCCTGCAGGTCGACCTGGCGCACAAGCACCCGGACCCCGAAGTGCGTGAGGCCGCCAGCGACCTGCTTGGCCTGCTCACCCCAATGATCAAGGCTTACTGTACTGACAAGGCAGTGGAATGCACGGGAATGGCGATGCAATGCTTCGGCGGGCACGGCTATATCCGAGAGTGGGGCATGGAGCAATTTCAGCGCGATGCGCGGATTACCCCGCTGTATGAAGGCACCAACGGCGTGCAGGCGATGGATCTCGCAGCGCGCAAGCTCAGGCTCGACGATGGGCGGGCGATGCGGCGTTTCCTGAAGCTGGTGGACGACTTCTGCGACGAGCATGGCAACGAGTTGAAGGAAGTACAGGCGCTGCGCCTCGCCCTGGCAGATCTGGTGATGGCCGTCGAATACATGGGCAGCGCCGATGCGAGTGCCACCGCCGCCGGTGCGGTGGACTTCCTGCACCTGACCGCCTTGGTTGCGTTCGGTCTGCAATGGGCGAAGATGGCCGTCACTGCCCGGCGCCACCTTGCGCAAGGTTCGGCCGATGGCGATTTCTACCGCGCCAAGCAGACCACAGCCCGGTTCTTCTTCGAGCGTATACTGCCCGAAACGACGATACACCTGCAGCGTATCAACACGGGCGCCGAAACCCTCAAGGCATTCGATCCCGAGCAGTTCTAG
- a CDS encoding 3-oxoadipyl-CoA thiolase: MLDAYIYDGLRTPFGRHGGGLAPVRPDDLAAQLMRALVERSPFSADQIEDVILGCTNQAGEDSRNVARNALLAAGLPVSVPGQTVNRLCASGLAAVLDAARAVSCGEGELYLAGGVESMSRAPFVLSKSESAYSREAKLFDTTIGARFPNPKVNAQYGNDTMPETADNVAHDYGIGREAADAFALASQQRYAKALAEGFFADEILALQAPAGRKGTVTVTADEHPRPQANPEDLARLKPLFDGGVVTAGNASGINDGAAALLIGSRALGERHGVQPRGRILAGAASGVAPRVMGIGPAFAIPKALERAGLSLADMDLIEINEAFAVQVLGCLHLLDLRADDPRVNPNGGAIALGHPLGASGARLALTALRELERRGGRYAVVSLCIGVGQGLAVVIERL; this comes from the coding sequence ATGCTCGACGCTTATATCTACGATGGTTTGCGTACTCCGTTCGGTCGCCATGGCGGCGGCCTGGCGCCGGTTCGCCCGGATGATCTTGCCGCCCAGTTGATGCGGGCCCTGGTGGAGCGCTCGCCGTTTTCTGCCGATCAGATCGAGGACGTGATCCTCGGCTGCACCAATCAGGCTGGCGAAGACAGCCGCAACGTCGCACGCAACGCGCTGCTGGCCGCGGGGCTGCCGGTCAGCGTGCCGGGGCAGACCGTCAATCGCCTGTGTGCCAGCGGCCTGGCCGCCGTGCTCGATGCCGCACGTGCTGTCAGCTGTGGCGAAGGCGAGTTGTATCTGGCCGGCGGTGTAGAAAGCATGAGCCGTGCGCCCTTTGTGTTGAGCAAGAGCGAATCGGCGTACAGCCGTGAGGCGAAGCTCTTCGATACCACCATCGGTGCGCGCTTCCCCAATCCGAAGGTCAATGCGCAATACGGCAACGACACCATGCCGGAAACGGCAGACAACGTTGCCCACGATTACGGCATCGGGCGCGAGGCGGCTGACGCGTTTGCACTGGCCTCGCAGCAACGCTATGCGAAGGCGCTGGCCGAGGGGTTCTTCGCCGATGAAATCCTCGCCCTGCAAGCACCGGCCGGTCGCAAGGGCACCGTCACCGTGACCGCTGATGAACATCCGCGTCCGCAGGCCAATCCCGAGGATCTGGCCAGGCTCAAGCCGTTGTTTGACGGTGGCGTCGTCACCGCTGGCAACGCCTCGGGCATCAACGATGGTGCGGCGGCCTTGCTGATCGGCAGCCGCGCGTTGGGTGAGCGCCATGGCGTCCAGCCGCGAGGGCGAATCCTCGCTGGCGCTGCCAGTGGCGTTGCACCGCGGGTGATGGGCATCGGCCCGGCCTTTGCCATTCCCAAGGCGCTGGAGCGTGCGGGTTTGAGCCTGGCAGACATGGACCTGATCGAGATCAACGAAGCCTTCGCCGTCCAGGTACTGGGCTGCCTGCACCTGCTCGACTTGCGCGCCGACGACCCGCGTGTCAATCCCAACGGCGGTGCCATTGCCCTGGGCCATCCGCTGGGGGCTTCCGGTGCGCGCCTGGCGCTGACCGCGCTGCGCGAACTGGAACGCCGTGGCGGCCGTTACGCCGTGGTCAGCCTGTGCATCGGCGTCGGCCAGGGGCTGGCCGTCGTGATCGAACGTCTATAA